In a single window of the Oryctolagus cuniculus chromosome 9, mOryCun1.1, whole genome shotgun sequence genome:
- the APOLD1 gene encoding apolipoprotein L domain-containing protein 1: MQGPAAWERRDADALRRFQGLLLDRRGRLHGELLRLREVARRLKRLRRRSLAANLAGSSLSAAGAVAAVVGLSLSPVTLGASLLASAVGLGVATAGGAVTITSDLSLIFCNSRELRKVQEIAATCQDQMRELLSCLEFFCSCHGRGDRQLLQSGRNASMALYNSVYFIVFFGSRGFLVPRRAEGATRVSQAVLKAKIQKLAESLESCTGALDELSEQLEARVRLCTKSSLGHDLKISADPPAGLFF; this comes from the coding sequence ATGCAAGGCCCGGCGGCCTGGGAGCGGCGGGACGCCGACGCGCTGCGGCGCttccaggggctgctgctggaCCGGCGCGGCCGGCTGCACGGCGAGCTACTGCGCCTGCGCGAGGTGGCGCGGCGCCTCAAGCGCCTCCGCCGGCGCTCCCTGGCGGCCAACCTGGCGGGCAGCTCGCTGAGCGCGGCGGGCGCTGTGGCCGCCGTCGTGGGGCTCTCCCTCAGCCCGGTCACGCTAGGGGCCTCGCTGCTGGCGTCCGCCGTGGGGTTGGGGGTAGCCACGGCCGGAGGGGCCGTCACCATCACGTCCGACCTCTCCCTGATCTTCTGCAACTCCCGGGAGCTACGGAAGGTGCAGGAGATCGCGGCCACGTGCCAGGACCAGATGCGGGAGCTCCTGAGCTGCCTCGAGTTCTTCTGCAGCTGCCACGGGCGCGGGGACCGCCAGCTGCTGCAGAGCGGCAGGAACGCCTCCATGGCCCTGTACAACTCCGTCTACTTCATCGTCTTCTTCGGCTCACGCGGCTTCCTCGTCCCCAGGCGGGCAGAGGGGGCCACCAGGGTGAGCCAGGCCGTGCTGAAGGCCAAGATTCAGAAACTGGCCGAGAGCCTGGAGTCCTGCACGGGGGCCCTGGACGAACTCAGCGAGCAGCTGGAGGCCCGGGTCCGGCTCTGCACCAAGTCCAGCCTCGGCCACGACCTCAAGATCTCAGCTGACCCGCCCGCGGGGCTGTTTTTCTGA